ACTGAAGCGGAACTCACTCGAAGTGATGAGAGCCCAGATGGCATCGCGCCACTGGGGCTTCCCTTCGGTCGACTCGATGAACGACTTCATCCGCTCGATCTCTGGCGGCTCGGGCCGCCGCGAAAGGGTCGAGAGATAGAGTTTTTCGATACGTGTTTCGATCGGATCGGCGGTCGTCGCCAAGTAGTGCGTCAGGTTCGATTTTCGTTCGCCAGTCAGGGTGTCGAGCTGACCGTTATTGAGGTACAGGTGCTCCTGCAATCCTCCCTGAAAATCGCCCGCTCCGGAGTTGGGGGTGCCGAAGAAGCGGATCACATAGTCGCGCGTTAAGGGATGGAATCGATTGCGCGATTCGTTACCACTATTTTTCTCTTCGACCAGGCTGTGCCACGTCGCTACCTTCCAAGCGTCGGTAAGTTCCTCCGCTGACAGGGGACGCGTTCGGGCGTACTCGAACCACAGGGGCATCGGCGATTCTGCCCCACCAGTGGACGAAAGTTGGTAGGTCTCACTGCTGACGATTTCACGCACCAAATGACGTAGATCGAACTTGTGCTGGACCATCTGTCGCGCGAGTTCCTCGAGCAACTTCGGGTGTGAAGGAGCGTTCGATGGGCTCATGTTGTCGACCGGATGGACCAGTCCACGCCCCATGTATTGGGCCCAAATGCGATTGGCGATGGCTCGCGCGAAAAACGGGTTTTCGGGCGAGGTGATCCAGTCGGCCAGTGAGTCTTTACGCGAGGCGATCGGCCTCGGCGGAGCTTGATTGTCTTGAAACTTGGGCTCTTTGAAATCCTGGGGAACTTCCGGCTCGATCAGCGGATCGCCGAGCAGGAATTTGGGCTTCACCGGCTCTCCCTTTTGGCCCGCCATCTGCTCGATTGCAGGTCCCGTGAACAGGATGTCGCCGGTGCTCTTTTCGCCAATCGCATACTTCGTCAATTCTTTCTCGCGCCCCACATTCACCACTTCCAGCCGCGCGAGAAATGCAGCCATTCCATAGAAATCGAGCTGAGTCCACGACTCAAACGGGTGATCGTGACAGCGTGCGCACTGCAGCTGAACCCCTAAGAAAGTTTGGCTGATCGACTCGCTCGCATCCTCGGGACGATTGCGATATTGCACGAAGTAGAGCGGTGGGCCTTGCTCGACGCTGTTCCCCTCCGCCTTCAGCAACTGCCGAGCCCAAACATCGTAAGGAACGTTGTCGGCGAACTGCTGCACGAGCCACTTTTGCATGCCGTCGCGACGATCGGCCTCTGAACCAGGAGGACTTCGCGTGAACAGAATCAGATCCCAAATGTCGGCTTGATGCTGAGCAAATCGGGAGTCGGCGAGGAGCCGATCGATCAGCTGCGAGCGCTTGTCAGCCGACGGATCGCTGAGAAACGCCACCACTTCCTCGTGCGTGGGAATCGTGCCGGTCAGATCGAGATAGATCCGCCGCAGGAACTGCGCGTCAGACGTGCGCGCGGTGGGTGTTAGTTTTTGAGTTTCCCAAGCGGCTCGAATTTCGCGGTCGATAACCTGGCGCAGCGGCTCCTCGGCCAGGGCCGTACTAGTTACCGCAGCGAGCGCCAGAAGCGCGAGCAATCCAATCCAGCGCATCGAAGCCAGCTCCCTCAAGAATGCATGCACAAAACAACGCCGCTGCTCATATTAGCGGACGCTTATGTTTTTGAGCAAACGTTTCTTGCCACTGATTCTGGCTGCTGCGAGCGCAATGGTCGTTACTCCACCACAAACCAGCTGTAGCCTTGCGCAGGAATGGTCACCGGCAGCTCGATCTCGAACTTGCGATTCAGCCGATACTCCTGTGCTGCTCCCGCTGGCCCCTGCACCTTCGCCACGTCGGTAAGTCCGGTGTAGTAGAGGGGAATCGTGAGGGTCTTCGTCACGATCTCGGGGAGCGGATTATAGACCATCAAGAGACCTTTTTCTTTCAGCGTGGGATTCACGTGCAGGATGTAATCGAGGTCGCGACCATCAGCCCGTCGCAAGTGCAGGATATCTGAGTCGAGAATCGGGCGATGCTGTTTATAGAAGTCGACCCACTTTTTCACTTGCAACTTGGTCGCGTCGGTGTCGTAGAGTCGCGGACCACGATAGCAGGCCTGCACTCCAGCACCGAACAGGTTCGCCATCCGGTTGTCGTAGTGCGGCAGGTGATCCTTCAGTGGTTCGATCGTCGCCGCAGCGCCACCACCGTGATACTCGGTAAGCGGGACCATCATCCAGCCCATGCTGGGGGTCTTTTCCCAGGTGCCATCAAACACATTCTGTCGCTCGATGATCTCCTGATACTCGCGTGGCAGCGACCAGTTGGTTTCGCGATAGCCCATGCCGGTTTTGTTGCCGCCGGTCAGGAAGTACCAATCGGGAATGTTGAGATAGACCCCCGTAGCGCGGCACGACTTGTAAAGATCGGTGATTGCGCGCCACTGCGCCCACTGCGAATCACCGAGCCCACGATGCCCCGGATGATTGGTCGCCGCACAGCGGTCGCCTGGATACGAACCATCGTGCTCGAGGACCGACAATCCAGCGGTCGACATGAACCGCTTCAATTGCGCGAGATACTCCGTTCCCCATGTGGCTCCGAGACAAGGCATCACCCCATAACGTGCGGGGACACCTTGCGTGTTGTCGGCACCGGTGGCTGCGCCGCGACTCGCAAGAAGCGAATAGCCGCCAAGCGCTACACCTTTGTACTTCGCATAATCGACTAACTCTTTGATCGCCTGCTGATACGCCGGATCGCGACTTTCGTAGTTGAATCCACTACCAAATGTCATGATCACCATCTCGAAGCCAACTTCGTGACACTGATCGATCGCGAGCCGAACAGCCTCGGGACTGGCGCTACGAACATGCATCAGGATCGGGTTTTCGGTCACCCACGGCGCGATCGTCCGATACATCCGCCGCAGCGCGAGGCTGTTGCGCTCGCGCTCCGTCGAA
This window of the Pirellula staleyi DSM 6068 genome carries:
- a CDS encoding DUF1549 and DUF1553 domain-containing protein, which encodes MRWIGLLALLALAAVTSTALAEEPLRQVIDREIRAAWETQKLTPTARTSDAQFLRRIYLDLTGTIPTHEEVVAFLSDPSADKRSQLIDRLLADSRFAQHQADIWDLILFTRSPPGSEADRRDGMQKWLVQQFADNVPYDVWARQLLKAEGNSVEQGPPLYFVQYRNRPEDASESISQTFLGVQLQCARCHDHPFESWTQLDFYGMAAFLARLEVVNVGREKELTKYAIGEKSTGDILFTGPAIEQMAGQKGEPVKPKFLLGDPLIEPEVPQDFKEPKFQDNQAPPRPIASRKDSLADWITSPENPFFARAIANRIWAQYMGRGLVHPVDNMSPSNAPSHPKLLEELARQMVQHKFDLRHLVREIVSSETYQLSSTGGAESPMPLWFEYARTRPLSAEELTDAWKVATWHSLVEEKNSGNESRNRFHPLTRDYVIRFFGTPNSGAGDFQGGLQEHLYLNNGQLDTLTGERKSNLTHYLATTADPIETRIEKLYLSTLSRRPEPPEIERMKSFIESTEGKPQWRDAIWALITSSEFRFSH